The following are encoded together in the Rana temporaria chromosome 12, aRanTem1.1, whole genome shotgun sequence genome:
- the MFSD6L gene encoding major facilitator superfamily domain-containing protein 6-like produces MSAPKQWDVSKTLAIASLFNFFHNIGNFCVFPFLTIFFRHFGLSPPLVGIIMGAKHIVFALWAPFCSFVAKTNSKRRIIIISSLLFSAAASGVLTFFPPLQQDMVLKFCNVSLSGTNRQTIPGAMDMEMYGPEDNGSFVLPEPPQITTTASVMFTSLRNSESMESKMTPKALKNVYAETPRSADLFIQLKAAVTPKKLPKTDASKSYTKPKGRITTSEQSTVTPEHRTYLTNAVMRASLAQEPQDGSITFQSQTESFNHDVPKKRDLAEKATQPEHFLIEHKIFLVVLGIVLIWEIVASPLEWTADDSVYEYLDFVDATDRHEKIWIWRYLGACLGSFSIVFLIDNVNCFLIPGLPRVYLHFYGYSTFMIITLLLSALYPIHVSKKTEHASKTIKALGLMVSDGRIILISVTVFLMGAVRSTATNFLFWKMQDMGSSELYMGLSVVLALVSEIILYIFKGKLMRSLSFKWMVALGLLCQAVEFLYYSFLWVPWAVLPIQLTSAFSNGVLLWAIKSQIDDVATPGMERSIQLVLHCLSHHFGASLGSFASGFVISSFSLVILFQSCCVLLLVWLLMFLVIQPKLPHIKKINYSRLLAPDNSDMSDSEDDQERDWLVKAMKDDSKIW; encoded by the coding sequence ATGAGTGCCCCCAAACAATGGGACGTCAGCAAGACCTTGGCCATTGCCAGCTTATTCAATTTCTTCCACAACATTGGAAATTTCTGCGTCTTTCCCTTTTTAACCATCTTCTTCCGACACTTCGGACTCAGCCCCCCACTGGTGGGCATTATAAtgggggcaaaacacatcgtcttCGCTCTCTGGGCTCCGTTTTGCTCTTTTGTGGCCAAGACCAACAGCAAGAGAAGGATCATCATTATTTCTTCTTTGCTTTTTTCGGCGGCGGCTAGCGGAGTCCTCACCTTTTTCCCGCCGCTGCAGCAGGACATGGTCCTTAAGTTCTGCAACGTCAGTCTCTCGGGGACAAACAGACAGACTATACCGGGTGCCATGGACATGGAAATGTACGGACCTGAGGACAACGGCAGTTTTGTGTTGCCTGAACCTCCCCAGATAACTACAACGGCGTCGGTCATGTTTACAAGTCTTAGAAATTCAGAATCCATGGAGAGTAAGATGACTCCTAAAGCCTTAAAGAATGTGTACGCTGAGACTCCTCGTAGCGCAGATTTATTCATCCAATTAAAAGCTGCCGTCACCCCCAAAAAACTGCCTAAAACAGATGCTTCTAAAAGCTATACCAAGCCAAAAGGTAGAATCACCACCAGCGAGCAATCTACAGTCACCCCGGAGCATAGGACCTATTTAACCAACGCAGTTATGAGGGCCTCCTTAGCACAGGAACCTCAAGATGGTTCCATCACTTTCCAATCACAAACTGAATCTTTCAACCACGATGTGCCAAAGAAAAGAGACCTTGCCGAAAAGGCCACCCAACCCGAACACTTTCTGATTGAACATAAGATATTCCTGGTTGTTCTGGGAATTGTACTTATTTGGGAAATTGTTGCTTCGCCTCTGGAGTGGACGGCAGACGACAGCGTTTACGAATACCTTGACTTTGTGGACGCCACGGATCGGCACGAGAAGATCTGGATCTGGCGTTACTTGGGGGCTTGCCTCGGATCCTTCTCCATCGTGTTTCTGATAGACAACGTCAACTGTTTCTTGATCCCCGGCCTACCCAGAGTCTACCTCCACTTTTATGGCTACTCTACCTTTATGATTATCACTCTTCTGTTGAGCGCGCTGTATCCCATACACGTCTCGAAGAAAACGGAACACGCAAGCAAGACCATCAAAGCTTTGGGCCTCATGGTAAGTGACGGCCGTATCATCTTGATTTCGGTGACCGTGTTTTTGATGGGTGCCGTGAGGTCCACCGCCACCAATTTCCTATTTTGGAAGATGCAGGATATGGGGAGCTCAGAACTTTACATGGGACTTTCTGTGGTCCTCGCCCTCGTTTCTGAAATCATCCTGTATATTTTTAAAGGCAAACTTATGAGGTCCTTGTCCTTCAAGTGGATGGTGGCCCTTGGCCTCCTCTGCCAAGCAGTAGAGTTTTTGTATTATTCCTTCCTGTGGGTACCTTGGGCTGTGTTACCTATTCAGTTAACAAGCGCTTTCAGCAACGGCGTTCTTTTATGGGCCATCAAATCACAAATTGATGACGTGGCCACACCAGGAATGGAGAGGTCCATCCAGCTCGTCCTGCACTGCTTATCCCACCACTTCGGAGCTAGCCTAGGCAGCTTTGCCAGCGGTTTTGTCATCAGCAGTTTCAGCCTAGTCATTCTCTTCCAGTCCTGCTGTGTATTATTACTGGTCTGGTTATTGATGTTTTTGGTCATCCAACCCAAGCTTCCTCACATCAAGAAGATCAACTACTCACGGCTTCTCGCCCCCGACAACAGTGACATGAGTGACTCCGAGGACGATCAGGAAAGAGACTGGCTGGTCAAGGCCATGAAAGATGACAGTAAAATATGGTAG